The stretch of DNA AGGGGAATGGGAGGTGGCGGGCAATACCCGTCGTATTCCACACCCATACAATCTAGAGCTTGCCGAGCAATTTATCCGTTGGCAAGCTCAGGCATATCAGGCACGCCAAGAAGATATTTTTGCCGTGTGTCGTGCCGATCAGCAGGATTTAATCGGTTGCATGAGTTTGGTCTATGGCCCCCAACAAACCGAGCTGGGTTATTGGTTTGGCCAAGCCTTTTGGGGCTGCGGCTACGCAACAGAAGCAGCGCGAGCAGTGCTAGCGTACAGCGCACAAACACAGACCTGCATTTATGCCGAACATTTGCGGCATAACCCGCAAAGTGGGCGCGTCTTAGAAAAACTGGGCTTTCAAGCGAAAGGCAGCTACCTTGGCACAGGACGCGATGGCGAAGCCGTTGAGCTAGTTGCTTATGAATTGCACTTATTGGCTACGCCCAGCGCGGCCGATGAATCGAGAGGATTTGTATGATCCAATTTCAGCAAGTCAGTAAAAGTTACCCCGGTGGCTTTGATGCCATCAAAAACCTGAGCTTTGAAATTCCAACTGGTGAGCTGGTGTTTCTGGCTGGTCATTCGGGCGCGGGCAAATCAACGCTACTTAAACTTATCGCGGGCATCGAAAAGCCGAGCAGTGGGTCGGTGCTACTCAATGGTCAAAATCTGGCCCGCATGAGCCGCGGCTCGCTGCCATTTGTGCGCCGCCACCTTGGGCTAATTTTCCAAGACCACAAAATTTTGTACGACCGCAGTGTGTTCGATAATGTGCGCCTGCCGCTCGATATCATTGGCTTTGACCATCAGGAAGGCCGCCGCCGCGTATTGGCGGCATTGGATAAAGTCGGCTTGGCAGGCAAAGAAAAACTCAACCCGATTTCGCTCTCTGGTGGCGAGCAGCAGCGCTTGTGCATCGCCCGCGCCGTGGTGCATCGCCCGTCGATTTTGCTGGCCGATGAACCAACGGCGAATCTGGATCGCGATTATGCGCACGACATTCTGGAATTATTCAAATCGTTCCACCAAGTTGGTGTAACGCTGGTGATTTCCGCTCACGATGAATCGTTGATGGCCGATTATGGCCGCCGCATTCTGCGCCTCAAAAACGGCCAATTTACCGCCTAAGAAAAGGAACATCATGAAAGCCTGGTTCCGCTCGCACACCCTCGCCTTCACCCGCTCGGTGGGAGGCCTATTTCGCCAACCGATTGGCAGCCTGCTCAATCTACTGGTTATCGGCATTACGGCGGCTTTTCCGCTCGCGCTATGGTTACTGGTCAGCAGCCTGGCGGGTATTAGCAAAAATATCTCGGTTGAGCCGCAGCTATCCGTGTTTATGGTACCTAGCGCCGATCAAGGGCAAGTCGCCGCCCTGCAACAAAAGCTTGAAAATGATAAACGCCTGAAAGTGGTGCAATTTGTTGCCAAAGACGAAGCACTGAAAAAACTACAAAATAATTTTGGCTCGGCTGATTTGCTGGCAGGCATGGGCGAAAATCCATTACCCGATGCTTTTATCCTTCAGGCTAAAGATCCTAAGCCAGAAACGCTTGAGGCGCTGAAACAAGAGCTGGCAGCGCAAACCGGGGTTGAAGAAGTTCAGCTCGATTCGGAGTGGGCACGCCGCTTGGCTCGTATTACCGAGCTAGGGCAAAATCTATTCGAAGTGGTGCTGATGATGCTGGGCGCAGCATTAGTCCTCATCACCGGTAACGCCATCCGTATGCAGATCTTAACGCGCAAGGATGAAATTGAAGTGGCCAAACTCATCGGTGCCACCGACGCATTTATTCGCCGCCCGTTTATTCACAGCGCGATTGTGCAAGGCATTGTGGGTGGCTTATTTGCCGTTGCCATCGTATGGGGTGCTGTGGCGCACATCAACCCGGCGATTGAAGCGCTGGCCAAATCCTACGGTCAGCAGTTTGCCCTGCAGACGCCAGACCTACTCACGATTGCCGTCGTCTGCGCGACCATCGCCGCGCTGTGCTTACTCGGGGCGCTGATCGCGGTATCGCGGCATTTGCGGCAGTACCGGTAATCAGGCTTAACAATGATAAAACTAGCTGCAATTTTCTTGCTCAAATGTATTGTCTTTACAAGCATATTTACGATTGTCTTCTTTCAATACTTTCCAGCACCGAGCAGCAACTCAAACCATTCCATGGAGAGTACGAATCACCAACAAGATTCATACAATGAGCAGTTGAAGAAATCAAAGCTGCTGCTGGAGGAGAATGAAGCCTTGCTGAATCAAAGTAAAGCACTGATCAAGCAACAAGAAGACAATCTCAAACGTGAAGCTGCCATCTTACTTGCCCAAGAAAAAAGCTAGGAATCAGTCATTAATTTTCCAAAAAATTGGCCAATTAGCGCACCGCCATCTTTGGCGGCAGCAGCCATGTGGCGCATACACCGCGCTACAGGCTCTCAATCCGGACTAACTGGCCTTCGCTCAGCTTGAAAAACGCCTCTTGCGGCATATCCTGCGCCCACAGCGCATCAAAATCCAAGCCCGCATACACACCACGCAAGATTTTTCCGAGCAAACCATGCGCTACCACAATCAACTGGTTTGGCAAC from Chitinibacter fontanus encodes:
- a CDS encoding GNAT family N-acetyltransferase, with protein sequence MTLPTLHTERLLLRPLHETDAGYVAVLAGEWEVAGNTRRIPHPYNLELAEQFIRWQAQAYQARQEDIFAVCRADQQDLIGCMSLVYGPQQTELGYWFGQAFWGCGYATEAARAVLAYSAQTQTCIYAEHLRHNPQSGRVLEKLGFQAKGSYLGTGRDGEAVELVAYELHLLATPSAADESRGFV
- the ftsE gene encoding cell division ATP-binding protein FtsE, whose translation is MIQFQQVSKSYPGGFDAIKNLSFEIPTGELVFLAGHSGAGKSTLLKLIAGIEKPSSGSVLLNGQNLARMSRGSLPFVRRHLGLIFQDHKILYDRSVFDNVRLPLDIIGFDHQEGRRRVLAALDKVGLAGKEKLNPISLSGGEQQRLCIARAVVHRPSILLADEPTANLDRDYAHDILELFKSFHQVGVTLVISAHDESLMADYGRRILRLKNGQFTA
- the ftsX gene encoding permease-like cell division protein FtsX, whose amino-acid sequence is MKAWFRSHTLAFTRSVGGLFRQPIGSLLNLLVIGITAAFPLALWLLVSSLAGISKNISVEPQLSVFMVPSADQGQVAALQQKLENDKRLKVVQFVAKDEALKKLQNNFGSADLLAGMGENPLPDAFILQAKDPKPETLEALKQELAAQTGVEEVQLDSEWARRLARITELGQNLFEVVLMMLGAALVLITGNAIRMQILTRKDEIEVAKLIGATDAFIRRPFIHSAIVQGIVGGLFAVAIVWGAVAHINPAIEALAKSYGQQFALQTPDLLTIAVVCATIAALCLLGALIAVSRHLRQYR